In Fimbriimonadaceae bacterium, the DNA window GAACTCAACCTCTTCCTGATCCTCCGGGCCTTTGCCGCGTCGTGTACAGCGATGACCGGTGTCGAGGCGGTGGCGAACGGCACGCAGGCCTTCCGAAAGCCCGAGGCGGACAACGCCTCCAAGACTCTGTTCCGGCTGGCGATCTTGCTGAGCGTCATGTTTGTCGGCATGAGTTGGAGCGCCCAGCACTTTGGCGTCGTGCCGATGGAGGCCGACAAGTCGGGCTATATGACCGTCATGGCCCAATTAGCCTCCCGGCTGTACGGGGCGGGCAGTGTCGGTTTCTGGGTCACCCAGATCACCACGTTCTCGATCTTGTTCCTTGCCGCCAACACCGCCTTCGCCGGGTTTCCCCGGCTGGCCAGCCTACTGGCCCAAGACGGCTACCTGCCGCGCTCCCTGATGAGCCTGGGGGACAAGCTGGTGTTCAACAACGGCATCATTGTCCTCGCCGGGCTGTCGTGCGTCCTGATCACCGCGTTCGGGGCAGACACCCACGCCTTGATCCCCTTGTACGCCGTCGGCGTCTTCACCGCGTTCACCCTGAGCCAGGCAGGCATGGTCGCCCGCTGGCGTCGCCAAGGCAAGGCGGGGTTGCCGATGGCCGTCAACCTTGTCGGTGCGGCCGCGACCGGACTCATGACGATCGTCTTGGCGGCGACCAAGTTTGTCGAAGGCGCGTGGGTCACGATTTTTGCCATCCTCGGCGTCATCCTCTTTTTCAACTGGTCGTCGAAGCACTACCACTATCTGGCCAGCGAACTGAGCGTCGACGCCGACGACACCCTGCCGAACGTCAAGACCATGGTGATGCTCCTGGTGCCCCGGATGCACAAGGGCATCCTCCAGGCGGTCGCCTACGCGAAGTCCCTGTCGAAGGACGTCCGGGCTGTCCACGTCACCCTTGACCCCAAGGGAGTCAAACAGGTGAAGGACGACTGGCAACGGTTTGGCGCCGACATCCCTTTGGTGATCCTGGAGTCGCCCTACCGCTCGCTGGTCGAGCCGCTCGTGGAGTATGTCGACGAGACGCTCGAGATCGAACCGACGATGATGGTCACGGTGATCGTCCCGCAGGCCGTGCCCAAGTATCCCTGGCACAAGATCCTGCACAACAACGCCGCGGTGCCGTTCCTTCGGGCCCTAGGCGGGCGGAAAAACGTCGTCGTCACAAACGTCAGATACTTCCTGAAGTGAGACCTTTATGATCGTCGAATCATACGAAGACGTCGTCATCCTTTCTGGTTCGCTGAACGCGAACCATTGGGAGACTATCCACACGGCGATCGCGTTGACGCTGAAGCGCCACCCGACCGGCGTCATCATCGACTGTAGCGGTCTCGTCGACATCACGCCCGAGGGGGCCGAGACGTTCCATTCGGCCATGCAGTTCGTCGGCGAACACGCCCACGCCCGCATCATCCTTGCCGCGGTGCCGGCCAACGTCCTCGAGGTCCTGAAAGGTGTGTCCGAACTCCGGTCCCAGTTGCCCGTCGTCGCCTCGGTCGACGAGGCGCGACGCTCCCTCGACCTGCTTGTCGCCGACGAAGGGACGGGCAAGAAGAAGAAGGACATCGGCAAAGCGTGCGACCGGTCGGTCCTCGCGACGGTCTGTCCCGGGACTTGGGACACCCACTTCCTTGAGGTGATCGCCGACATGTTCGAGGGCGGGAACACGCGGGTCGTGTTGTTCCTGCCGATCATCGTCCCGCGCGAACTGCCGATCCAGGCCCCGATGCCCGAATACGAAGTGAGCGCCTCGGCGTTTGCGGAGAGCGCCCAAGAGATCTTCCGGCGGGCCGGCGTGCCCTCCGAGGTCCGGATCGAGCGGACGCGTGAGTTCTCCAACGTGGTCGCCGACCAAGCTGACGAGGCGGCGGCCTGTCAGGTGGTGGTCGGTGTCTCGGCGTCCCACGACCAGGACGACGTCTCGGTCAAGGTGTTCCGGTCCCTTGTCGAAAAGGTGACCCAGCCGCTACTGATCGTGCGTGACCGGACGGACGCCCGGGTCACCCACGACCTTGTCGTTTGATCACTCTGCCGAGGAGGCTTCTTCGCCGCCTTCGCTAGCGGCGGCCGAGGGAGCATCGTCAAAGTCGGCCATGCCGCGCAATTGCTTGGTGGAGGCAAGGACGGTGTCCGGCGAGCAGAGGAAGGTGACCCCGTCTGGCAAAGTGATGTCGCTTGCGGCGATCTTGTCATTTTGCTTCATGCCCTGCACGTTGACGACGATCGCGTCGGGCAGCGCGCTGACCTGAGCCTGGACCGGCACGGTCGACATGGGCACCATAAGGGTCGCCGACTTCTTGGTGACGGCCAGGGGCTCGCCCTCGACCTTGACGGGGACTTGCACCTTGATGACGTCGGTGCCGAGCACCTCTTGGACGGTCATGTGCAGGATGCGCCGGCTGACGGGGTCGCGTTGGGAGTCCTTGACGACCACCTTCATTTCCTCACCGCCCAGGGCGAGGGTCGCCTGGAGAAGCCCGTGCTGGCCGGAGAGGACTTCCTTCACCGCTTCGCGCTCGGCCTGGATCAGGACGGTCTCGTTGCTCTTGCGGATGAGAGCCATCGGCAGTTGCCCGGAGTTGCGCAGGCGGTTGGTGGCAGCACTCGACACCTGGGAGCGCGGTTCAGCTTTCAGCGTGGCCATGTGAAATCCTCGGGAGGCGGGCGCAAGGATGCGGCCCGGTCGTCCAGGATTTCGGTTTGTACCCGGTCCGCTACGTCAGGGCCGGGTCCAACCGGCATAAAAGGCGGCCCGGGCGGCCTTGGCGCGGTCGACGCAGTCGGGCCCCGCCACGTTGATATGCCCCATTTTGCGGCCTGGCTTGGACTGGGCCTTGCCGTACCAGTGGACGTGGGCACCCGGCTCGGCACTAAGAGCTGCGCGCAGGCCCTCCTGCCAGTCACCCGCGTCCGGCTGCCCAAGCAGGTTGGCCATACAGGTGTCATGCCCGGTTGTCGGAGCCAAGGGTAGTCCCATGACAAGCCGGGCGTGCTGCTCGAACTGGCTCGGCCCGCCCCAGTCCAATGTGTAGTGCCCTGAGTTGTGTGGCCGTGGTGCGGTCTCGTTGACCATGAACGACCCGTCCTCTAGCTCAAAAAGCTCGACACCGAAGAGACCGTACCCCCCCAGGGCCTCGACGGCGGCGACGGCGACGGCGGAAGCGTCGACTCCGGCGGGGAACACCAAGTCGCAGACGTGGTCGGTCTGCACCGTCTCGACGGTGGGGAAGCAAAGGGTCTCTTGGGCCGACCGACAGACCATCACCGCGACTTCGCGGCGGAAGGGGACGAACGCCTCGGCCATCCATTTGCCGGACGAGGCGACCTCCTCGGCGTTGACGACGTCCTCCCGAGTGCGGAGGGTCTTTGTCCCTTTGCCGTCATATCCGCCAAAACGCGCCTTGAGGACCAGGGGCAGGCCGAGCCTCGCCACGGCAAGGTCAAGGTCTTCAAGGCACTCCACCGGCATTGCCTCGGGGCCAGGGACCCCTGCCCGCGAGTAGGCGGCCCGCTGGACAAACTTGTCCTGGACGGTCTGCATCGTCTCAAGACCGGGGACGACCCGGCTTCTGTCGAAGCCTGCCTGGCCGACGGCCTGGGCCACCACATGGACGGGGATGAACTCGCTGTCCCAGGTGACCTTGTCGCATTGCCCCAAGAGGACGGCGACGGTGGCCGGGTCGACGAGCAGGCCTTCGACGCTGTCGGCGACTTGGCTTGCCGGAGACCCGGCTGTGTCCAGGCTCAGGCAGCGGAGCCCCATGCGTTGCGCGGCCATGATGGACATGCGCGCCAGCTGTCCGCCGCCCAGAAACCCGATGTCGTAGTCGCTCATGTCTCCACCACCTGCTCTCGTCGGCAGGGGACCTTGGTGTTATGCTCCATGTCCACGTCACGGACGACTCCGATGATCTCAGGGTAGGCCACCCGGACCCCCGTCTGGGCCGCTTCCTCCTCGATCCACTCGACGACCGGGTCGATGGGGGAGAGGTCGGGCTTGGTCAGGTTCAGGCTGACTTGGCTCAGGTTTCGGCTGGCCAAAGGCAACCCCAGGGCGCGCACGCCTTGCCAACCCGGCGTGCCGCTTCGCCGCATTTGTCGGATATGGGCGGCGATCCGTTCTGCCGGGCCGGGGTCGGGAGTGTCCAAGTTCACGTTCATCGCGACGAGGAAGTCTCGCCATCCGACGACGGTGGCACCGAGAAACGGATGGGCATGAGACGGGCCGAAGTCGGGTTCGAGTTCACGGCCCAGCAGCCCGCCGAACCCGCCCTTGCGCAGGTCGGGTAGTCGGCGCCCCGCCTTTGACGAATGCTCATAGAGGAAGACCGGGACTTCGTGCGCCGTGGCAAACCCGGCGGCGAACCTTTCGATCGACCTCCGCAACTCGTCGGGGTCAAAGGCCCCCAGAGGCACGAAAGGGCAGACGTCAAGGCCGCCGACACGTGGATGGACGCCCCGGTGCCTGGTCAGGTCGATCGCGGGCAAGACCAAGTCGGCGAGCCGGGACGTCGTCGCAAAGACGGCCTCGCCGTCACCGGAATACGCCGTGACCGTCCGGTTGTGGTCGATGTCGGCCTCGCAAAAGTGGACGTCGAGGCCGGAGGCGTCGAGGAGGTCGCGGACTTGGCGGACGAGCGACCGTTCGCGCCCGAACGACCAATTGGGGACGCCCAGCAACCGCATTTACATGCCGATGATGTTGTAGCCGTTGTCAATGAACACGATCTGTCCGGTCACGCCTTTGCTGAGGTCGCTCATGAGATAGACCGCTGACCCGCCGACTTCCTTGGCGCCAAACTCGCGCTTCAGCGGCGACTTGTCGTGGACATAGGCGATCATCTCGGTCAAACCCTTCACCCCGCGGGCGGCGACTGTGTTGATCGGACCGGGCGACAACACGTTGACGCGGATACCCCGGGGGCCGAGGTCGACGGCGAGGTACCTCGCACAGGCCTCCAAGGCTGCCTTGGCCACTCCCATCACGTTGTAGTTGCCCACCGTGCGGGTCGAGCCCAGGTAGGACATCGCCATCACGCTGGCGTCGTCGGCGAGGACTGGCTCCAAGGTCCGGCACAGGGCGACGAGCGAATATGCCGAGACATCGAGGGCGATGCCAAACCCTTCGCGACTCGTCTCGATAAACCGGCCCTGCAAGTCTTCGCGCTGGGCGAAGGCCGCCGAGTGGACGAGGAAGTCGGCGGTGCCGAACTCTTCGCGGACGCGAGTGACGAGGGCCTCCATGTCAGACGCGACACCGAAATCGACTTGGACGGCCGACATGTTCGGGTAACCGGCGACAAGTTCCTTCACCCGTTCGAGCATCCGGTCGTTCTGAGCGCCGACCATGACCCGGGCTCCCTGCGCGTGGGCTGCCTCGGCGACCGCCCAGCCGATGCTGTTCTTGTTCGTGACGCTAAGGACGAGCCCCTTCTTGCCGTCGAGAAGCATGCGGGCGAGT includes these proteins:
- a CDS encoding ATP-grasp domain-containing protein — protein: MSDYDIGFLGGGQLARMSIMAAQRMGLRCLSLDTAGSPASQVADSVEGLLVDPATVAVLLGQCDKVTWDSEFIPVHVVAQAVGQAGFDRSRVVPGLETMQTVQDKFVQRAAYSRAGVPGPEAMPVECLEDLDLAVARLGLPLVLKARFGGYDGKGTKTLRTREDVVNAEEVASSGKWMAEAFVPFRREVAVMVCRSAQETLCFPTVETVQTDHVCDLVFPAGVDASAVAVAAVEALGGYGLFGVELFELEDGSFMVNETAPRPHNSGHYTLDWGGPSQFEQHARLVMGLPLAPTTGHDTCMANLLGQPDAGDWQEGLRAALSAEPGAHVHWYGKAQSKPGRKMGHINVAGPDCVDRAKAARAAFYAGWTRP
- a CDS encoding SDR family oxidoreductase, which encodes MLLDGKKGLVLSVTNKNSIGWAVAEAAHAQGARVMVGAQNDRMLERVKELVAGYPNMSAVQVDFGVASDMEALVTRVREEFGTADFLVHSAAFAQREDLQGRFIETSREGFGIALDVSAYSLVALCRTLEPVLADDASVMAMSYLGSTRTVGNYNVMGVAKAALEACARYLAVDLGPRGIRVNVLSPGPINTVAARGVKGLTEMIAYVHDKSPLKREFGAKEVGGSAVYLMSDLSKGVTGQIVFIDNGYNIIGM
- a CDS encoding 50S ribosomal protein L25; this encodes MATLKAEPRSQVSSAATNRLRNSGQLPMALIRKSNETVLIQAEREAVKEVLSGQHGLLQATLALGGEEMKVVVKDSQRDPVSRRILHMTVQEVLGTDVIKVQVPVKVEGEPLAVTKKSATLMVPMSTVPVQAQVSALPDAIVVNVQGMKQNDKIAASDITLPDGVTFLCSPDTVLASTKQLRGMADFDDAPSAAASEGGEEASSAE
- a CDS encoding APC family permease; its protein translation is MSGLSNFKRVLLGKPIATKHAHDERLSNVLGLAVFASDALSSVAYATEEVLLILVLAGTAAYGGLSGIAVGLCVLLGIIVVSYYQTIHAYPEGGGSYSVSKANLGPTAGKIAGAALLLDYVLTVSVSVASGVSALTSAVPAIEHVKVPIALFVVVFIMYLNLRGAKESGIVFAIPTYAFIISTLVLVVTGVVSGFGHPATTPVIHQPPGGWHELNLFLILRAFAASCTAMTGVEAVANGTQAFRKPEADNASKTLFRLAILLSVMFVGMSWSAQHFGVVPMEADKSGYMTVMAQLASRLYGAGSVGFWVTQITTFSILFLAANTAFAGFPRLASLLAQDGYLPRSLMSLGDKLVFNNGIIVLAGLSCVLITAFGADTHALIPLYAVGVFTAFTLSQAGMVARWRRQGKAGLPMAVNLVGAAATGLMTIVLAATKFVEGAWVTIFAILGVILFFNWSSKHYHYLASELSVDADDTLPNVKTMVMLLVPRMHKGILQAVAYAKSLSKDVRAVHVTLDPKGVKQVKDDWQRFGADIPLVILESPYRSLVEPLVEYVDETLEIEPTMMVTVIVPQAVPKYPWHKILHNNAAVPFLRALGGRKNVVVTNVRYFLK